The Streptomyces sp. NL15-2K genome contains a region encoding:
- a CDS encoding quinone oxidoreductase: MRAVVVEELGGPEVLRLKEWPDPEPGPDELVVDVDFSGINFMDTGTRAGFSVPGNPPFVPGVEGAGRVTAIGEGVSGFAIGDRVAWVSVYGSYAERIAVPAAKVVPVPDDIPSDIAAATMMQGLTAHHFVTESAPLAEGETALVHSAAGGVGRIVTQLLKLRGACVIGLVSREEKAQAAKAAGADEVLVSSGGDFVDRVKDLTDGEGVHAVFDGGGATTFRPSIEALRRVGTLVYYGPLIGDIPTVRLFDLPKSIRVTYAVYADHIHSRELLLKHAGDLFDKIREGKLRIDITRRYPLGAADQAHADIESRRTSGKLLLDPSL; encoded by the coding sequence ATGCGCGCTGTAGTAGTGGAAGAGCTGGGCGGACCGGAAGTGCTCCGGCTGAAGGAATGGCCCGACCCCGAGCCAGGGCCGGACGAACTGGTGGTGGACGTCGACTTCTCCGGTATCAACTTCATGGACACCGGCACCCGTGCCGGATTCTCAGTGCCCGGCAATCCGCCCTTCGTCCCCGGGGTCGAGGGCGCCGGCCGGGTCACCGCCATCGGTGAGGGTGTCAGCGGCTTCGCGATCGGCGACCGGGTGGCCTGGGTATCCGTCTACGGCAGCTACGCCGAGAGAATCGCGGTCCCCGCCGCCAAGGTCGTCCCCGTCCCGGACGACATCCCCAGCGACATCGCCGCCGCGACGATGATGCAGGGACTCACCGCGCACCACTTCGTCACCGAGTCCGCCCCCCTGGCCGAGGGCGAGACCGCGCTCGTACACTCCGCCGCCGGCGGTGTGGGGCGCATCGTCACCCAATTGCTCAAGCTGCGCGGCGCATGTGTGATCGGCCTGGTCTCCCGCGAGGAGAAGGCCCAGGCCGCGAAGGCGGCGGGCGCGGACGAGGTCCTCGTCTCCTCGGGCGGTGACTTCGTCGACCGGGTCAAGGACCTGACCGACGGCGAGGGAGTGCACGCCGTCTTCGACGGCGGCGGCGCCACCACGTTCCGGCCCTCGATCGAGGCCCTGCGACGGGTCGGGACGCTCGTCTATTACGGCCCGCTGATCGGCGACATCCCCACGGTGCGGCTCTTCGACCTGCCCAAGAGCATCAGGGTCACCTACGCGGTGTACGCGGACCACATCCACAGCCGGGAGCTGCTGCTCAAGCATGCCGGAGACCTGTTCGACAAGATCCGCGAGGGCAAGCTGCGCATCGACATCACCCGGCGCTACCCGCTGGGCGCCGCCGATCAGGCACACGCCGACATCGAATCGCGGCGCACATCCGGCAAGCTCCTGCTCGACCCTAGCCTCTGA
- a CDS encoding ABC-F family ATP-binding cassette domain-containing protein yields the protein MPHPALLAHGLVRNLGGRRILDGVSLTASPGHRIGLLGENGVGKSTLLRVLAGLDEPDAGSVTRPFDLGFLHQEMPYDADSTIAAVLDEALREAREDLAELDRLGEELARASEHDPGHQELLDAYGRRLEQAQDREAWDADRRAALVLDGLGLGAFGHDRTLGSLSGGQRGRLALAALLVRRPSALLLDEPTNHLDDGAAAFLEEQVRGLPGTVVVASHDRAFLDAVCTDLIDLDPAVDGPVRYGGNYSAYLSEKRAERERWERRYAEEHEELVELRHAAGVTAHRVAPDRGRTDNEKMGYGHRAGRVQNQISRRVRNAARRLEELERTQVAEPPRQLRFAAGELAAHAEEDLRPLVALHEVRVPGRLALHGLEVSATDRLLITGGNGAGKSTLLAVLAGRLTAEGEVHRRRRLTVGLLTQDTAFERPDRTVRDTYELSLGPQRAEKVPLGSLGLMHEADLDKPVGHLSVGQRRRLALALLVARPPQLLLLDEPTNHLSPRLCDELEAALGPGPGAIVVASHDRWLRRRWQGRELRLEPGRGRREEEVPYELDHAVTRDNRLEQ from the coding sequence ATGCCCCACCCCGCTCTGCTCGCCCACGGCCTCGTCCGCAACCTGGGCGGCCGTCGCATCCTCGACGGCGTCTCCCTGACCGCCTCCCCCGGCCACCGCATCGGCCTGCTCGGGGAGAACGGCGTCGGCAAGTCCACCCTGCTGCGCGTGCTCGCCGGCCTCGACGAGCCCGACGCGGGCAGCGTCACCCGCCCATTCGACCTCGGCTTCCTCCACCAGGAGATGCCGTACGACGCCGACTCGACCATCGCCGCGGTGCTGGACGAGGCACTGCGCGAGGCCCGCGAGGACCTCGCCGAGCTGGACCGGCTCGGCGAGGAACTCGCTCGCGCCTCCGAGCACGACCCCGGCCACCAGGAGCTCCTCGACGCCTACGGAAGGCGCCTCGAGCAGGCCCAGGACCGGGAGGCCTGGGACGCCGACCGCCGCGCGGCCCTGGTCCTTGACGGCCTGGGCCTCGGCGCGTTCGGGCACGACCGCACGCTCGGTTCGCTCTCCGGCGGGCAGCGAGGCCGGCTGGCCCTGGCCGCCCTGCTCGTCCGGCGGCCGTCGGCGCTGCTGCTGGACGAGCCGACCAACCACCTCGACGACGGCGCCGCCGCTTTTCTGGAGGAGCAGGTCCGCGGCCTGCCCGGGACCGTGGTCGTCGCCAGCCACGACCGGGCGTTCCTCGACGCCGTCTGCACCGACCTGATCGACCTCGATCCGGCCGTGGACGGCCCGGTCCGCTACGGCGGCAACTACAGCGCCTATCTGTCGGAGAAGCGCGCCGAGCGGGAGCGCTGGGAGCGGCGGTATGCCGAGGAGCATGAGGAACTGGTGGAGCTGCGGCACGCGGCGGGGGTGACCGCGCACCGGGTCGCGCCGGACCGGGGCCGCACCGACAACGAGAAGATGGGCTACGGCCACCGGGCCGGCCGCGTGCAGAACCAGATCTCCCGCCGGGTCCGCAACGCCGCCCGGCGGCTGGAGGAGCTCGAGCGCACCCAGGTCGCCGAGCCGCCGCGCCAGCTGCGGTTCGCGGCCGGGGAACTGGCCGCGCATGCCGAGGAGGACCTGCGGCCCCTGGTCGCCCTGCACGAGGTGCGGGTGCCCGGCCGGCTCGCGCTGCACGGCCTGGAGGTGTCGGCCACAGACCGGCTGCTCATCACGGGCGGCAACGGGGCGGGCAAGTCGACGCTGCTCGCCGTACTCGCCGGACGTCTCACGGCCGAGGGCGAGGTGCACCGGCGGCGCAGGCTGACGGTCGGGCTGCTCACCCAGGACACCGCGTTCGAACGGCCCGACCGCACGGTCCGGGACACCTACGAGCTGTCGCTGGGCCCGCAGCGGGCCGAGAAGGTGCCGCTGGGCTCGCTCGGACTGATGCACGAAGCGGACCTGGACAAACCGGTCGGGCACCTGTCCGTGGGTCAGCGCCGCCGCCTGGCCCTGGCCCTCCTGGTGGCCCGCCCACCTCAGCTGCTCCTGCTCGACGAGCCCACCAACCACCTCTCCCCGCGCCTGTGCGACGAGCTGGAGGCCGCCCTGGGGCCGGGCCCCGGCGCGATCGTCGTCGCGAGCCACGACCGCTGGCTGCGCCGACGGTGGCAAGGCCGCGAACTTCGCCTGGAACCGGGGCGCGGCCGACGGGAGGAGGAGGTGCCGTACGAGCTCGACCACGCCGTGACCAGGGATAACCGTCTGGAACAGTGA
- a CDS encoding cupin domain-containing protein: MTTLRKNLLRLGVTTVAAVGLSLGAGTAFATPAGPGVTGKIISQTTFDGKDYILRQVTIPPGQSTGWHYHDGTLYGLVQRGTLSHFDSDCESDGVYKAGSGLTEPSGADHVHIGRNLGTTDVVLDVLYVLPHGAPLSEDAPNPGCDFQ, encoded by the coding sequence ATGACCACATTGCGTAAGAACCTGCTGCGGCTGGGAGTGACCACGGTTGCTGCCGTCGGTCTGTCCCTCGGCGCCGGAACCGCGTTCGCCACCCCGGCCGGTCCGGGCGTGACGGGCAAGATCATCTCCCAGACCACGTTCGACGGGAAGGACTACATCCTCCGCCAGGTCACCATTCCCCCGGGCCAGAGCACGGGCTGGCATTACCACGACGGAACCCTCTACGGCCTCGTCCAGCGGGGCACACTCAGCCACTTCGACTCGGACTGCGAGTCCGACGGCGTCTACAAGGCCGGCAGCGGACTCACCGAGCCTTCCGGCGCGGACCACGTGCACATCGGCCGCAACCTCGGCACGACCGATGTCGTCCTCGACGTCCTGTACGTCCTGCCGCACGGCGCCCCGCTGTCGGAGGACGCCCCCAACCCGGGCTGCGACTTCCAGTAG
- a CDS encoding GPP34 family phosphoprotein, translating to MTTARDLALVALGMPSDRSVAQGDLSLALAGAEAIDLLESGALSLAGGRVVPRPRVATGDRLLDQADALLIRREPYETVGEWLWRRGGELAAAYVDDLERAGLVTHPRGHFGLRSARTVLADSQARRSAEERRASGEPVLAALLAAAGIGEDPAEARESLIGDAVTTVLAAVGDAVTQLEAVRLRRDVENAAFDNVWRG from the coding sequence GTGACCACGGCACGCGACCTGGCGCTCGTCGCCCTGGGTATGCCGTCCGATCGGTCCGTGGCGCAAGGAGACCTGTCCCTTGCGCTCGCGGGGGCCGAGGCGATCGATCTCCTGGAGAGCGGAGCGCTCAGCCTGGCCGGCGGCCGCGTGGTGCCCCGCCCTCGGGTGGCGACGGGTGACCGTCTGCTGGATCAGGCGGACGCCTTGCTCATCCGGCGGGAGCCGTACGAGACGGTCGGCGAGTGGCTGTGGCGCCGCGGTGGTGAGCTCGCCGCGGCCTATGTCGACGACCTGGAGCGGGCAGGGCTCGTCACCCACCCACGGGGCCACTTCGGGCTGCGGTCCGCGCGGACCGTCCTGGCCGACTCGCAGGCCCGCCGCAGTGCGGAGGAACGCAGGGCGTCCGGCGAGCCCGTCCTCGCCGCTCTGCTGGCGGCCGCAGGGATCGGGGAGGACCCGGCCGAGGCCCGCGAGAGCCTCATCGGGGACGCGGTCACGACGGTGCTGGCCGCCGTCGGCGACGCGGTGACGCAGCTGGAGGCCGTACGACTGCGGCGGGACGTCGAGAACGCCGCGTTCGACAACGTGTGGCGGGGGTAG
- a CDS encoding CGNR zinc finger domain-containing protein, which translates to MNLDHVFVCGHPALDFAATLRARRSTRFEMFVTPERLNAWYLESGLVDTITPGEEDDVREATTVREAIYRLVTDRRLGEEFDREALDTVNAAARKTPVTPQLTPTGRLTEATPEQALATVARQAVELLSGPDVPLMKECGNPECTRVYIDRSRGMRRQWCGMESCGNKIKAAAYRARKKTTPAVAAR; encoded by the coding sequence GTGAATCTTGACCATGTATTCGTATGCGGGCACCCGGCCCTCGACTTCGCGGCGACCCTCCGAGCCCGGCGCTCGACCCGGTTCGAGATGTTCGTGACACCGGAACGGCTGAATGCCTGGTACCTGGAGTCCGGGCTGGTGGACACGATCACTCCCGGCGAGGAGGACGACGTCCGGGAGGCCACGACCGTACGCGAGGCCATCTACCGGCTCGTCACCGACCGCCGTCTCGGCGAGGAGTTCGACCGGGAGGCGCTCGACACGGTCAACGCCGCCGCGCGCAAGACCCCCGTGACGCCCCAGCTCACCCCGACCGGGCGGCTCACCGAGGCGACGCCCGAGCAGGCGCTGGCGACCGTCGCCCGGCAGGCCGTGGAACTGCTCAGCGGCCCGGACGTCCCCTTGATGAAGGAATGCGGCAACCCCGAGTGCACCAGGGTCTACATCGACCGCTCCCGGGGCATGCGGCGCCAGTGGTGCGGCATGGAGTCCTGCGGCAACAAGATCAAGGCCGCCGCATACCGCGCACGCAAGAAGACCACGCCCGCCGTGGCCGCACGCTGA
- a CDS encoding organic hydroperoxide resistance protein, with the protein MAVSYTAVVDVDGEGRNGGHVRSSDGLLETSLALPKELGGAGTATNPEQLLAAGWAACFLGALRRAATLRKIRLTSTTVTAEITLTHGDDGEFSLSAVLTPVLGGVDQATAEELAQAAHRICPYSKATRDNIPVTINASAA; encoded by the coding sequence ATGGCAGTCAGCTACACCGCCGTTGTCGACGTCGACGGAGAGGGCCGGAACGGCGGTCACGTCCGCTCCTCCGACGGTCTGCTGGAGACCAGCCTCGCCCTGCCCAAGGAGCTCGGCGGCGCCGGCACCGCGACCAACCCCGAGCAGCTTCTGGCCGCAGGCTGGGCCGCCTGCTTCCTCGGCGCCCTGCGCCGCGCCGCCACCCTCCGCAAGATCCGGCTCACCAGCACCACCGTCACGGCCGAGATAACACTCACGCACGGCGACGACGGCGAGTTCTCCCTCTCCGCGGTCCTCACCCCCGTGCTCGGCGGTGTCGACCAGGCCACCGCCGAGGAACTCGCGCAGGCGGCCCACCGGATCTGCCCGTACTCCAAGGCCACGCGCGACAACATCCCGGTCACCATCAACGCCAGCGCCGCCTGA
- the abc-f gene encoding ribosomal protection-like ABC-F family protein translates to MSDAAIVCSNLSFAWPDDTPVFHDLSFTVTTGRTGLVAPNGAGKSTLLKLIAGDLKPITGSVSVGGTLGHLPQSLPLTGGLTVAEVLGVAAVIRALDAVESGDVAEEHFATIGDDWDIEERTRAQLDRLGLADLTLDRSLSTLSGGQVVSLGLAAQLLRRPDVLLLDEPTNNLDLRARRKLYDVLSDFPGCLLLVSHDRALLDRMERIAELGSDELRLYGGNFTEYEEAVRAEQEVAEKNVRNAEQELKREKRELQQARERAERRASNAARNLKNAGLPKIFAGNMKRGAQESAGRAGQMHASRVGEAKARLDEAGRALRDEQRIALDLPDTQVPAGRNLFLGEGMQVRLGDKAVFAASGVDLSVRGPERIALTGPNGAGKTTLMRLITGELAPDGGEIKRNDGRIAYLSQRLDLLDLDRTVAENFAAFAPERPEAERMNLLARFLFRGTRAHLPVGVLSGGERLRATLACVLCAEPAPHLLLLDEPTNNLDLVSAGQLESALNSYQGAFMVVSHDERFLAEIGVNRWLRLADGTLTETGAPAV, encoded by the coding sequence ATGTCCGACGCCGCGATCGTCTGCTCGAACCTCTCTTTCGCCTGGCCCGACGACACCCCGGTCTTCCACGACCTGTCCTTCACCGTGACCACCGGCCGCACCGGCCTGGTCGCCCCCAACGGCGCCGGCAAGAGCACCCTGCTCAAGCTGATCGCCGGCGACCTGAAGCCCATCACCGGCTCGGTGTCCGTCGGCGGCACCCTGGGCCACCTCCCGCAGAGCCTTCCCCTGACCGGCGGTCTCACGGTCGCCGAGGTGCTCGGCGTCGCCGCGGTGATCCGTGCCCTGGACGCCGTGGAGTCCGGGGACGTCGCCGAGGAGCACTTCGCCACCATCGGCGACGACTGGGACATCGAGGAACGCACCCGCGCCCAGCTCGACCGCCTGGGCCTGGCCGACCTCACCCTGGACCGCAGCCTGAGCACGCTCAGCGGCGGCCAGGTCGTCTCGCTCGGCCTCGCCGCCCAGTTGCTCAGGCGCCCCGACGTACTGCTGCTCGACGAGCCCACCAACAACCTCGACCTGCGGGCCCGGCGCAAGCTCTACGACGTGCTGTCGGACTTCCCCGGCTGCCTGCTGCTGGTCAGCCACGACCGCGCACTGCTCGACCGCATGGAACGCATTGCCGAGCTCGGCAGCGACGAACTGCGCCTCTACGGCGGCAACTTCACCGAGTACGAGGAGGCCGTGCGCGCCGAGCAGGAGGTCGCCGAGAAGAACGTCCGCAACGCCGAGCAGGAACTGAAGCGGGAGAAGCGGGAGCTGCAGCAGGCCCGAGAACGCGCCGAGCGCCGCGCGAGCAACGCCGCCCGAAACCTCAAGAACGCCGGCCTGCCCAAGATCTTCGCCGGCAACATGAAGCGGGGCGCGCAGGAGTCCGCGGGCCGGGCCGGCCAGATGCACGCGTCCCGGGTCGGCGAGGCCAAGGCCCGCCTCGACGAGGCCGGACGCGCGCTGCGCGACGAGCAGCGCATCGCCCTGGACCTGCCCGACACCCAGGTGCCCGCCGGCCGCAACCTCTTCCTCGGCGAGGGGATGCAGGTCCGCCTCGGAGACAAGGCGGTGTTCGCCGCGAGCGGTGTCGACCTGTCCGTCCGGGGCCCCGAGCGCATCGCGCTGACCGGTCCCAACGGGGCCGGAAAGACCACCCTGATGCGGCTGATCACCGGCGAACTCGCCCCGGACGGCGGGGAGATCAAGCGCAACGACGGCCGGATCGCCTACCTCTCGCAGCGCTTGGACCTGCTGGACCTGGACCGCACCGTGGCGGAGAACTTCGCCGCGTTCGCCCCCGAGCGGCCCGAGGCGGAACGGATGAACCTGCTCGCCCGCTTCCTGTTCCGGGGCACGCGGGCGCACCTGCCTGTCGGGGTGCTCTCCGGCGGCGAGCGGCTGCGCGCCACCCTGGCCTGCGTGCTGTGCGCCGAACCTGCACCGCATCTGCTGCTGCTGGACGAGCCGACCAACAACCTCGACCTGGTCAGCGCCGGCCAGCTGGAGAGCGCGCTCAACTCCTACCAGGGCGCCTTCATGGTGGTCAGCCACGACGAGCGGTTCCTCGCCGAGATCGGCGTGAACCGCTGGCTGCGGCTGGCCGACGGAACGCTCACGGAGACGGGAGCCCCCGCGGTGTGA
- a CDS encoding nuclear transport factor 2 family protein, which yields MAVTDNDTLVRDFVNTFNTQDADALAPFLADDVVFTAYGDSPVEGRDAVIVLWKGVFANFAQIKFETVQQAANGDVVIAEQMHGLALPGGKLAPVMNMAVYELRDGRIAAWRDYTNPAYASTLLQA from the coding sequence ATGGCTGTCACCGACAACGACACACTGGTCCGCGACTTCGTGAACACCTTCAACACACAGGACGCCGACGCCCTCGCCCCGTTCCTGGCCGACGACGTCGTCTTCACCGCCTACGGCGACTCGCCGGTCGAGGGGCGCGACGCGGTCATCGTTCTGTGGAAGGGCGTCTTCGCGAACTTCGCGCAGATCAAGTTCGAGACCGTGCAGCAGGCAGCGAACGGTGACGTCGTCATCGCCGAGCAGATGCACGGGCTCGCCCTGCCCGGCGGCAAGCTCGCCCCGGTGATGAACATGGCGGTCTACGAACTCCGCGACGGCCGGATCGCGGCCTGGCGCGACTACACCAACCCCGCCTACGCCTCCACCCTGCTGCAGGCCTGA
- a CDS encoding tannase/feruloyl esterase family alpha/beta hydrolase encodes MRRLLTVLAAGVPLAAAVYLPTASAEPQDGSASTTFACAAPSVKAPAGTRVESVTAVSQAGGTIIGTGVLGGTVSGVPAYCEVTVTLTHPGDGDHAKVRTWLPVSGWNGRFQGLGGAAYLAGDNGVALGTAVKNGYAAVSTDAGVGDALDTSWALTSEGQVNTALLKNFASRSQHEAAVVGKEVVDGFYGKGPAYSYFTGCSTGGRQGYMEAQRYPDDYDGILADAPAVNWDEFEVATLWPQVVMNNEKIFPSKCEFDAFTSAAVKACDSLDGVKDGLVNDPSRCDFDPRRLIGTKVVCEGKELTITAADATVVRKIWDGPRTTSGKKLWSGVPIGADISALAGVNGSDADGNVAGAPFKVPADWVKLWVAKDPSLDLSKITYSRFTQLFKQSQAEYDKVIGTDDPDLSGFRKSGGKLLSWHGLADQYIPTRGTVKYREQVEREMGGTKPVDDFYRLFLAPGTNHCGLNGGDGSADGLAALTAWVEQGKAPETLPATLTNDSQQSVTRDLCSYPQVSRYNGHGDPAVASSFRCVPPSRH; translated from the coding sequence ATGAGACGACTTCTGACTGTCCTCGCGGCCGGTGTGCCGCTGGCCGCAGCGGTGTATCTGCCGACCGCCTCGGCGGAGCCCCAGGACGGTTCCGCCTCCACGACGTTCGCCTGCGCGGCGCCCTCCGTGAAGGCTCCGGCCGGGACCAGGGTGGAGTCCGTGACCGCGGTCAGCCAGGCGGGCGGCACCATCATCGGTACCGGCGTCCTGGGCGGTACGGTCTCCGGCGTCCCGGCCTACTGCGAGGTGACGGTCACCCTCACCCACCCGGGCGACGGCGACCACGCCAAGGTGCGGACCTGGCTGCCCGTCAGCGGCTGGAACGGCCGTTTCCAGGGGCTCGGCGGCGCGGCCTACCTGGCCGGCGACAACGGCGTCGCGCTGGGCACCGCGGTCAAGAACGGCTACGCCGCCGTCAGCACCGACGCCGGTGTCGGCGACGCCCTGGACACCAGCTGGGCGCTGACCAGCGAGGGTCAGGTCAACACCGCGTTGCTGAAGAACTTCGCCTCGCGCTCGCAGCACGAGGCGGCGGTCGTCGGCAAGGAGGTCGTCGACGGGTTCTACGGCAAGGGTCCCGCCTACTCCTACTTCACCGGCTGCTCCACCGGCGGACGCCAGGGCTACATGGAGGCCCAGCGCTACCCCGACGACTACGACGGCATCCTTGCCGACGCTCCCGCCGTCAACTGGGACGAGTTCGAGGTCGCCACCCTGTGGCCGCAGGTGGTCATGAACAACGAGAAGATCTTCCCGTCCAAGTGTGAGTTCGACGCCTTCACCAGCGCCGCCGTCAAGGCCTGCGACTCCCTCGACGGCGTCAAGGACGGCCTGGTCAACGACCCGTCCCGCTGCGACTTCGACCCGCGCCGGCTGATCGGCACCAAGGTCGTGTGCGAGGGCAAGGAGCTGACCATCACGGCGGCCGACGCGACCGTCGTGCGCAAGATCTGGGACGGCCCGCGCACCACTTCCGGCAAGAAGCTGTGGTCCGGCGTCCCGATCGGCGCCGACATCTCGGCCCTGGCCGGCGTCAACGGGTCCGACGCCGACGGCAATGTCGCGGGCGCACCGTTCAAGGTGCCCGCCGACTGGGTCAAGCTCTGGGTGGCGAAGGATCCCTCCCTCGACCTCTCGAAGATCACCTACAGCCGGTTCACGCAGCTGTTCAAGCAGTCCCAGGCCGAGTACGACAAGGTCATCGGCACCGACGACCCGGACCTGTCCGGCTTCCGCAAGTCCGGCGGCAAGCTGCTGTCCTGGCACGGCCTGGCCGACCAGTACATCCCTACCCGGGGCACCGTGAAGTACCGCGAGCAGGTCGAGCGGGAGATGGGCGGAACCAAGCCGGTCGACGACTTCTACCGCCTCTTCCTCGCCCCGGGCACCAACCACTGCGGCCTCAACGGCGGTGACGGCTCGGCCGACGGCCTCGCTGCGCTGACCGCCTGGGTCGAGCAGGGCAAGGCGCCCGAGACGCTGCCCGCCACCCTGACCAACGACTCCCAGCAGAGCGTCACCCGTGACCTGTGCAGCTACCCGCAGGTGTCGCGCTACAACGGCCACGGCGACCCGGCCGTCGCCTCCAGCTTCCGGTGTGTCCCCCCGTCCCGACACTGA
- a CDS encoding cytochrome b/b6 domain-containing protein, whose translation MRSTADSTTPTGAATRPEHDGRLRRFSTAERMVHRATGYLMLLCLVTAACLYLGPLAQLVGRRHLMVTVHEWSGISLPLPFLLGLLSPAFRADLRRLNRFAVYDRQWLRAVRRRRTSPEARPAGKFNAGQKLYAGWIAVAVLIMMFTGLLMWFMGLLPFISRTSAIFVHDIVAWAITFVVLGHMRKAFEDPEARLGMRTGYVSRSWAQRYHSRWLREEQVSDVSERRTVE comes from the coding sequence ATGCGGTCGACGGCTGACTCGACGACGCCGACCGGCGCGGCGACGCGGCCTGAACACGATGGCCGGCTCCGCCGGTTCAGCACCGCCGAGCGCATGGTCCACCGGGCCACGGGCTACCTGATGCTGCTGTGCCTGGTCACCGCCGCCTGCCTCTACCTCGGCCCGCTGGCCCAACTCGTCGGCCGACGGCACCTGATGGTCACGGTCCACGAATGGTCCGGCATCTCGCTGCCCCTGCCCTTCCTGCTCGGGCTCCTCTCACCCGCCTTCCGCGCCGACCTGCGCCGCCTGAACCGCTTCGCGGTGTACGACCGCCAGTGGCTGCGTGCCGTACGCAGGCGCCGGACATCTCCCGAGGCCCGCCCGGCCGGCAAGTTCAACGCGGGCCAGAAGCTCTACGCGGGCTGGATCGCCGTCGCCGTGCTGATCATGATGTTCACCGGCCTGCTGATGTGGTTCATGGGGCTGCTGCCCTTCATCTCCCGCACCAGCGCGATCTTCGTCCACGACATCGTGGCCTGGGCGATCACGTTTGTCGTGCTCGGCCACATGCGCAAGGCGTTCGAGGACCCCGAGGCGAGGCTGGGGATGCGTACCGGATACGTCAGCCGGTCGTGGGCGCAGCGGTATCACTCGCGGTGGTTGAGGGAGGAGCAGGTGAGTGACGTGTCCGAGCGGCGGACCGTCGAATGA
- a CDS encoding epoxide hydrolase, which produces MNPTGDTNPTTTGRRRFLGLAAGAVAATQLGMPGQAQAATGGSASAGPTSVTGASVGSAQPIPGVRPFRIRVPQREIGDLRRRLRAIRWPERETVGDRSQGAQLAKVRPLVEYWGTGYDWRKVEARLNALPQFITEIDGVDIQFAHIRSPHPDALPMLMTHGWPGSIIELLKVIDPLTNPTAHGGRAQDAFHLVLPTLPGHGFSGKPTSTGWNPARMATALHQLMLRLGYQQYVSQGGDHGSIIAQIQATQRLKGLLGIHINMPGTVPSDVLRHLRNFDAAPSNLSAREKVAYDRLLHFYRDGFGYAAMMNESPQTIGYALADSPLAMAAYYYDKIAEWTDSGGEPEKVLTYDEMLDAISLYWLTNTGASSSRLYWEGTRAGGGPFNAFDIPDVPVAVTVFPAEIYPAPRSWGERAYGNLIHWNEVDRGGHFAAWEQPQLLSQELRTAFRSLRG; this is translated from the coding sequence ATGAATCCGACCGGAGATACCAACCCCACCACCACTGGCCGTCGCCGGTTCCTGGGTCTCGCCGCGGGTGCCGTCGCCGCCACGCAACTCGGCATGCCCGGCCAGGCGCAGGCGGCAACAGGCGGGTCGGCGTCGGCGGGTCCCACGTCGGTGACAGGCGCCTCCGTCGGCTCCGCCCAGCCGATCCCCGGAGTCCGTCCCTTCCGCATCAGGGTTCCCCAGCGGGAGATCGGTGACCTTCGGCGGCGGCTGCGAGCCATACGCTGGCCGGAGCGCGAGACCGTCGGTGACCGATCCCAGGGCGCCCAGCTGGCGAAGGTCCGCCCACTGGTCGAGTACTGGGGGACCGGGTACGACTGGCGCAAGGTCGAGGCGAGGCTCAACGCGCTGCCGCAGTTCATCACCGAGATCGACGGGGTGGACATCCAGTTCGCCCACATCCGCTCCCCGCACCCCGACGCTCTGCCGATGCTCATGACGCACGGCTGGCCGGGCTCGATCATCGAGCTCCTGAAGGTCATCGACCCGCTCACCAACCCGACGGCCCACGGCGGGCGCGCGCAGGACGCCTTCCACCTCGTCCTGCCGACGCTGCCCGGCCACGGCTTCTCCGGCAAGCCGACGTCGACCGGGTGGAACCCGGCCCGCATGGCGACCGCGCTCCACCAGCTCATGCTCCGGCTCGGCTATCAGCAGTACGTCTCCCAGGGCGGCGACCACGGCTCGATCATCGCTCAGATCCAGGCCACGCAGCGGCTGAAGGGTCTGCTCGGCATCCACATCAACATGCCGGGCACCGTGCCGTCGGACGTCCTGCGTCATCTGCGCAACTTCGATGCCGCGCCCTCGAATCTGTCCGCTCGCGAGAAGGTCGCCTATGACCGGCTGCTGCACTTCTACCGCGACGGTTTCGGCTACGCGGCGATGATGAACGAGAGCCCGCAGACCATCGGTTACGCCCTCGCCGACTCGCCCCTCGCGATGGCGGCGTACTACTACGACAAGATCGCGGAGTGGACCGACTCCGGCGGTGAGCCCGAGAAGGTCCTCACCTACGACGAGATGCTCGACGCCATCTCGCTGTACTGGCTGACCAACACCGGGGCGTCGTCCTCCCGGCTGTACTGGGAAGGCACCCGGGCCGGCGGCGGCCCGTTCAACGCGTTCGACATCCCCGATGTCCCGGTGGCGGTCACGGTGTTCCCTGCCGAGATCTATCCCGCGCCGCGCAGCTGGGGCGAGCGGGCCTACGGCAACCTCATCCACTGGAACGAGGTCGACAGGGGAGGCCACTTCGCCGCCTGGGAACAGCCCCAACTGCTGTCCCAGGAGCTGCGCACGGCCTTCAGGTCACTGCGGGGCTGA